One part of the Sphingobacterium sp. LZ7M1 genome encodes these proteins:
- the gap gene encoding type I glyceraldehyde-3-phosphate dehydrogenase codes for MKIGINGFGRIGRLAFRAAVKRSDIEVVGINDLVEPDYLAYMLKYDSTHGQFDGTVEVKDGNLIVNGKTIRVTAEKDPANLKWNEVGAEVVIESTGFFLTQELAQKHIEAGAKKVIMSAPAKDDTPTFVMGVNHKDLKPEYNIVSNASCTTNCLAPIAKVLNDKFGIVEGLMTTVHAVTATQKTVDGPSVKDWRGGRGAYQNIIPSSTGAAKAVGLVLPELKGKLTGMSLRVPTADVSVVDLTVRLEKGASYEDIKKAMKEASEGDLKGILGYTEDDVVSTDFLGDARTSIFDAKAGISLNDNFVKVVSWYDNEWGYSNKIIDLAQEVGKL; via the coding sequence ATGAAAATTGGAATTAACGGATTTGGCCGTATTGGCCGTTTAGCATTCAGAGCTGCTGTAAAACGCAGTGATATCGAAGTAGTAGGTATCAACGACTTAGTAGAACCTGATTACTTAGCATATATGTTGAAATACGATTCAACACATGGTCAATTCGACGGTACTGTTGAAGTAAAAGACGGTAACTTGATCGTTAATGGAAAAACTATCCGCGTTACAGCTGAAAAAGACCCTGCAAACCTGAAATGGAATGAAGTTGGTGCTGAAGTTGTGATCGAATCTACAGGTTTCTTCTTGACTCAAGAATTAGCTCAAAAACATATCGAAGCTGGTGCTAAGAAAGTAATTATGTCTGCTCCTGCTAAAGACGACACTCCTACTTTCGTAATGGGTGTAAACCATAAAGATCTTAAACCAGAATACAACATCGTTTCTAACGCTTCTTGTACTACAAACTGTTTAGCGCCTATCGCTAAGGTATTGAACGACAAATTCGGTATCGTAGAAGGTTTGATGACTACAGTTCACGCCGTGACTGCTACTCAAAAAACTGTGGACGGTCCTTCAGTAAAAGACTGGAGAGGTGGACGTGGTGCTTACCAAAACATCATCCCTTCTTCAACTGGTGCTGCTAAAGCGGTTGGTCTTGTTTTACCTGAATTGAAAGGTAAATTGACCGGTATGTCTCTACGCGTTCCTACTGCTGACGTTTCTGTTGTTGACTTAACGGTACGTCTAGAAAAAGGTGCTTCTTACGAAGACATCAAAAAAGCAATGAAAGAGGCTTCTGAAGGCGACTTGAAAGGTATCCTTGGATACACTGAAGATGATGTAGTTTCTACTGACTTCTTAGGTGACGCCCGTACTTCTATCTTCGACGCTAAAGCTGGTATCTCCTTGAACGATAACTTCGTGAAAGTGGTATCATGGTACGATAATGAGTGGGGTTACTCAAACAAAATTATCGACCTAGCTCAAGAAGTAGGTAAATTATAA
- a CDS encoding nuclear transport factor 2 family protein: MTAKEVVIAYAEALGKGDVPTAFSYFSKGVKWHQPGDNQFSGLKNGADEIGKMIAGMMEVSKGTFALTPNSNLMVNGDLVAMPLRFSGSIDERKLDMLGVDLFKVENGKITEVWLFSDDQEAENAFWGK; this comes from the coding sequence ATGACAGCAAAAGAAGTAGTAATTGCATATGCTGAAGCACTGGGAAAAGGTGATGTACCGACAGCATTTTCGTATTTTTCAAAAGGCGTTAAATGGCATCAGCCAGGCGACAATCAATTTTCTGGATTGAAAAACGGTGCTGATGAAATCGGTAAAATGATTGCTGGTATGATGGAAGTTTCCAAAGGGACCTTTGCATTAACGCCAAACAGTAATTTAATGGTCAATGGTGATTTGGTTGCAATGCCTTTGCGTTTCAGCGGTTCGATAGACGAACGCAAATTGGATATGTTAGGTGTTGATCTGTTTAAAGTGGAAAATGGAAAGATTACCGAAGTTTGGTTGTTTTCAGATGACCAAGAAGCTGAAAATGCTTTTTGGGGGAAATAG
- a CDS encoding helix-turn-helix domain-containing protein, translated as MEENKKIIKQSDENCPVRKSLELLGGKWTLLILFQINERVIRYGELKRCIPKISEKMLIQELNSLVANKLVYKKSYPEIPPKVEYSLTDLGLKTLPIVDKLATFGLENLK; from the coding sequence ATGGAAGAAAATAAAAAAATAATTAAGCAGTCCGACGAAAACTGTCCTGTACGGAAATCTTTGGAATTATTGGGTGGTAAATGGACCTTATTGATACTGTTTCAAATAAACGAAAGGGTAATCCGTTACGGCGAACTCAAACGCTGCATTCCCAAAATCAGCGAAAAAATGCTGATTCAAGAACTAAACTCCCTGGTAGCAAACAAATTAGTTTACAAAAAATCATATCCCGAAATCCCCCCAAAAGTGGAATACAGCCTTACCGATTTGGGCTTAAAAACATTACCCATCGTGGATAAACTGGCTACTTTTGGATTGGAAAATTTGAAATAG
- the mnmA gene encoding tRNA 2-thiouridine(34) synthase MnmA: MSKKGRVLVAMSGGVDSSVAAVMLHEQGYEVIGITMKTWDYASSGGSSKETGCCSLDSINDARTLAVNYGFPHYILDIRSEFGDYVIDNFVDEYIAGRTPNPCVLCNTHIKWEALMKRADKLDCEFIATGHYANIRMHDNGRYVISKGKDENKDQSYVLWGVSQENLARTQFPLGSFTKKEIRQMALDMDQKELANKSESYEICFVPDNDYRSFLRHKRPSLDQEIGPGNFILSDGTVVGQHIGYPYFTIGQRRGLGIALGKPMFVIQILPESNSVVLGEEHELERSQAFVKNINLVKYASLDEPMEAITKIRYKDSGAISTLTQQGDIMKVDFVHNVKGIAPGQSAVFYEGDDLIGGGFLMKEER, encoded by the coding sequence ATGAGTAAAAAAGGAAGAGTTTTGGTAGCAATGAGTGGTGGGGTGGATAGCTCCGTGGCTGCAGTAATGCTACACGAACAAGGATATGAGGTCATCGGGATCACGATGAAAACATGGGATTATGCTAGTTCCGGCGGCTCTTCAAAGGAAACAGGATGTTGTAGTCTGGACAGTATCAATGACGCTAGGACATTGGCTGTAAACTATGGCTTCCCGCATTACATCCTTGATATTCGTTCAGAATTTGGAGATTATGTGATTGACAATTTTGTTGATGAATATATTGCCGGAAGAACTCCGAATCCATGTGTGCTGTGCAATACCCATATCAAATGGGAAGCTTTGATGAAGCGTGCCGATAAATTGGACTGTGAATTTATTGCAACCGGTCACTATGCGAATATCCGCATGCATGACAACGGTAGATATGTGATCTCCAAGGGTAAGGACGAAAACAAAGACCAGTCGTATGTACTTTGGGGCGTTTCCCAGGAGAACTTGGCAAGGACGCAGTTTCCTTTGGGAAGTTTTACCAAAAAGGAAATCCGCCAGATGGCACTAGATATGGATCAAAAGGAATTGGCGAATAAATCGGAGAGCTATGAGATCTGTTTTGTCCCTGACAACGATTATCGCTCCTTCCTAAGACATAAACGCCCTAGCTTGGATCAAGAGATCGGACCGGGTAATTTTATCCTTTCTGACGGTACTGTAGTTGGTCAGCATATTGGGTATCCATATTTCACGATCGGACAGCGCAGAGGCTTGGGAATTGCCCTAGGAAAGCCAATGTTTGTGATACAGATCTTACCGGAGTCCAATTCGGTGGTATTAGGTGAGGAACATGAACTGGAAAGAAGCCAAGCATTTGTCAAGAACATCAATCTGGTTAAATATGCCTCCCTTGATGAACCGATGGAAGCGATCACCAAGATCCGTTACAAGGATTCTGGGGCTATCTCGACCTTGACCCAACAAGGAGATATCATGAAGGTGGATTTTGTCCATAATGTAAAAGGGATTGCCCCAGGTCAGTCGGCCGTATTCTATGAAGGCGATGATTTGATCGGTGGTGGTTTCTTGATGAAAGAAGAGAGATAA
- a CDS encoding MBL fold metallo-hydrolase produces MQIIEDFLVKRDKGYYCSYGDFYIDPLYPVKHAVVSHAHGDHASPGHRNIYCTAGTAAIMQYRYPKQALDSYHVKRFSEFFQINGVDIYLYPAGHILGSAQIMMIYKGVRYLYTGDYKLQEDRTCEPIQIVEAEVLITETTFANPETKHPDPVCEIMKLDVRSNILLGCYSLGKAQRITALLNEHLPQKEVLLHYQIMPIHRIYDQFIDVPLKYEQYNRKSMKEAGDNKIYLVPPLTFNSYRRAKNVLKAFASGWERLQAQNDISLFLSDHVDWNDILYFVGKVKPKAIWTLHGDGRALHAHFSEDIAIRDIHSQTFIPDYC; encoded by the coding sequence ATGCAGATTATTGAAGACTTTCTAGTAAAAAGAGATAAAGGATATTATTGTTCTTATGGCGATTTCTATATAGACCCCCTATATCCGGTCAAACATGCCGTCGTTTCGCATGCCCATGGTGACCATGCGTCCCCTGGCCATAGAAATATCTATTGTACTGCGGGAACTGCCGCCATTATGCAGTACCGCTACCCAAAACAAGCTTTGGATTCTTATCATGTCAAGAGATTTTCTGAATTTTTTCAGATCAATGGCGTCGATATCTATCTATATCCCGCTGGTCATATCCTTGGCAGCGCACAGATCATGATGATCTATAAAGGCGTGAGGTACCTGTATACCGGCGACTATAAGTTGCAGGAAGACCGTACCTGCGAACCTATTCAGATCGTAGAGGCAGAAGTTTTGATTACCGAAACGACTTTCGCCAATCCAGAAACCAAACATCCAGATCCTGTTTGCGAAATCATGAAACTGGATGTCAGAAGCAATATCCTCTTGGGCTGTTATTCCCTGGGTAAAGCCCAGCGTATTACCGCCCTGCTCAATGAACATCTCCCGCAGAAAGAGGTGTTATTGCACTATCAGATCATGCCTATACATCGCATCTATGATCAATTTATTGATGTACCCTTGAAATACGAGCAGTACAACAGAAAATCCATGAAAGAAGCCGGCGACAACAAGATCTATTTGGTGCCACCACTAACCTTCAACAGTTACCGCAGGGCAAAGAATGTGCTTAAGGCATTTGCTTCGGGATGGGAGCGCTTGCAGGCTCAGAACGATATCAGCCTATTTCTGTCCGACCATGTGGACTGGAATGATATCCTATATTTTGTGGGTAAGGTAAAGCCAAAAGCTATCTGGACTTTGCACGGAGATGGTAGGGCCTTGCATGCTCATTTTTCAGAAGATATTGCAATTCGAGATATACACAGTCAAACATTTATTCCAGATTATTGTTGA
- the coaE gene encoding dephospho-CoA kinase (Dephospho-CoA kinase (CoaE) performs the final step in coenzyme A biosynthesis.), whose translation MGLKIGITGGIGVGKSVVTKIFKILGIPTYDADREAKDIMVKNDAVRQSLMKTFGKEVYFEDGSLNREWLGKRVFGDAEELKKLNAIVHPAVIKDGEDWAAAQTSIYSVKEAALLFESGSYKALDFTILVVSPLDLRIERVIQRDKVDREEVLRRINKQMPAEEKEKLSDCIVYNDDEHSLIEQVMELHQKFIQGKTS comes from the coding sequence ATGGGTTTAAAAATCGGGATTACAGGAGGCATAGGCGTCGGAAAGAGCGTAGTGACCAAGATATTCAAGATATTGGGCATACCGACCTATGATGCCGATAGGGAAGCCAAGGATATCATGGTCAAGAACGATGCGGTCCGTCAATCCCTGATGAAAACTTTCGGCAAAGAGGTCTATTTTGAGGACGGTAGCCTCAATAGGGAATGGCTCGGTAAAAGGGTCTTTGGCGATGCCGAAGAACTGAAAAAACTGAATGCCATCGTTCACCCTGCCGTGATCAAGGATGGCGAAGATTGGGCAGCAGCCCAGACTTCCATATATAGTGTCAAAGAAGCTGCACTCTTATTTGAAAGCGGATCCTATAAAGCTTTGGATTTCACCATCCTGGTGGTTTCACCATTGGATCTCCGGATCGAAAGGGTGATACAGCGCGATAAAGTGGACAGAGAAGAGGTGCTGAGAAGGATAAATAAACAGATGCCCGCAGAGGAAAAGGAAAAGCTAAGCGATTGCATCGTCTATAACGATGATGAGCATAGCCTGATTGAGCAGGTGATGGAACTGCATCAGAAATTTATTCAAGGAAAAACAAGCTAA
- a CDS encoding YbbR-like domain-containing protein yields MALRRINKVQRRKLSIFLRCIIISFLAWTLFAISSDYTFTKKASMSYVNLPENKAFHPLQSDTVTVKIKMSGWKVFMERLHLDTAKIQVDLSGLKSRNFIVFGNQIGFINRQFPTDKQVVAVSPDTLYFDFSKQTQRKVPVKAVESLTFQRQYGVIGETRTNPEYVTITGPLEDVASIEYLETDTIKGKDVNTDVRTVAYLNKQQRTNITIYPTFAEVIVPVGEITEKVIELPIKVENSKGYTSVRVLPSKVRATILLAVKDYNKYTSRDFEAVVDLDAWKDHKVSSLPVIITKMPDYVKVLSVEPQNVDFFVRR; encoded by the coding sequence ATGGCTTTAAGGCGGATTAACAAAGTGCAACGTCGAAAATTATCCATTTTCCTGCGTTGTATCATCATTTCATTTTTAGCTTGGACCTTGTTTGCAATTTCCAGTGATTATACCTTCACCAAAAAGGCGAGCATGTCCTATGTTAATTTGCCGGAAAACAAAGCTTTCCATCCCCTTCAATCAGATACGGTAACCGTCAAGATCAAGATGTCCGGCTGGAAGGTGTTCATGGAACGCTTGCACCTCGATACCGCAAAAATTCAGGTCGACCTTTCAGGGCTTAAATCACGGAACTTTATCGTCTTTGGTAACCAGATCGGTTTCATCAATAGACAGTTCCCTACGGATAAGCAGGTCGTTGCCGTTTCGCCTGACACCCTTTACTTCGATTTCTCGAAACAGACCCAGCGTAAGGTTCCGGTCAAAGCCGTAGAAAGCCTGACTTTCCAAAGGCAATACGGCGTGATCGGCGAAACCCGAACCAACCCCGAATATGTTACCATTACGGGCCCATTGGAAGATGTGGCAAGTATTGAATACCTGGAGACCGATACCATCAAAGGCAAAGATGTCAATACTGATGTGCGTACCGTCGCTTATTTGAATAAGCAGCAAAGAACTAACATTACAATCTATCCGACCTTTGCAGAAGTGATCGTACCGGTCGGAGAGATTACGGAGAAGGTGATCGAACTGCCGATCAAAGTGGAGAACAGCAAGGGTTATACCTCAGTTCGCGTATTGCCGAGTAAGGTTCGCGCAACCATTTTGTTGGCCGTAAAAGATTATAATAAATATACTTCTAGGGATTTTGAGGCGGTGGTGGATCTGGATGCCTGGAAAGACCATAAGGTTTCCAGCTTACCGGTCATCATTACCAAAATGCCTGATTATGTCAAGGTATTGAGCGTAGAACCTCAGAATGTTGATTTTTTTGTAAGGAGATAA